The following proteins are encoded in a genomic region of Arcobacter suis CECT 7833:
- the nifN gene encoding nitrogenase iron-molybdenum cofactor biosynthesis protein NifN: protein MEAISAKPLQLNPIKLSQPMGAMLCFLGIKNCMPLMHGAQGCASFSKVFFTRHFNDPIAVQTTAVNDITAVIDGGDYAISESIKNITKKVKPDLVGLFTTGLTETKGDDIKGASKLVEDIQQMVYVNTPDFEGSLESGFSKSIEAIIQQLVQSTTEIDTNKALIIPNVNLKPIEVEKIKDTISLFGYEVFSLPDLSESLDGHLGLKQGALTSGGISVEDIKKLANSSLVFTIGQSVEKCGSKILEKNPNIKVFHFDSLGGLEASDKFFKVLCKVKNISQPHPSIVRWRKRHQDALLDTHFVIGSSKVIIALEPDQALSVANTIIEAGAHIKAIVTTHRNDLLDEIPCENLLIGDFEDVESFLQEGDLVISNFHAERLAIKHKKALLVRGFPDFESLGNQLKNDVLYEGSSYLLFELANLINHHKLGVGHEH, encoded by the coding sequence ATGGAAGCAATATCAGCCAAACCTTTACAATTAAATCCAATAAAATTATCACAACCTATGGGCGCAATGTTATGCTTTTTAGGTATTAAAAACTGTATGCCTTTAATGCATGGAGCGCAAGGCTGTGCATCTTTCTCAAAAGTATTTTTCACAAGACATTTTAATGATCCAATTGCAGTTCAAACAACTGCTGTAAATGATATTACAGCTGTTATTGATGGTGGAGATTATGCAATAAGTGAAAGTATTAAAAACATCACAAAAAAAGTAAAACCTGATTTAGTAGGACTTTTTACAACAGGGCTTACTGAAACAAAAGGTGATGATATAAAAGGAGCTAGTAAATTAGTTGAAGATATTCAACAAATGGTTTATGTAAATACTCCTGATTTTGAGGGTTCACTCGAAAGTGGATTTTCAAAATCAATTGAAGCAATAATTCAACAATTAGTTCAATCTACAACTGAAATAGATACAAACAAAGCCTTAATAATCCCAAATGTAAATTTAAAACCAATAGAAGTAGAAAAAATCAAAGACACTATCTCTTTATTTGGTTATGAAGTTTTTTCACTTCCAGATTTGAGTGAATCACTTGATGGTCACCTAGGATTAAAACAAGGGGCATTAACAAGTGGTGGAATATCTGTAGAAGATATTAAAAAACTTGCAAATTCTTCACTTGTTTTTACAATAGGACAAAGTGTAGAAAAATGTGGAAGTAAAATTCTTGAAAAAAATCCAAATATTAAAGTCTTTCATTTTGATTCTTTAGGTGGACTAGAAGCAAGTGATAAATTCTTTAAAGTTTTGTGTAAAGTAAAAAATATCTCTCAACCACACCCTTCAATTGTAAGATGGAGAAAAAGACATCAAGATGCACTTTTAGATACACATTTTGTTATTGGAAGTTCTAAAGTAATAATTGCCCTTGAGCCTGACCAAGCTTTGAGTGTTGCAAATACAATTATTGAAGCAGGAGCTCATATAAAAGCCATAGTAACCACACATAGAAATGATTTATTAGATGAAATTCCATGTGAAAACCTTTTAATTGGGGATTTTGAAGATGTGGAATCATTTTTGCAAGAGGGTGACTTAGTAATATCAAATTTCCATGCAGAAAGACTTGCTATAAAACATAAAAAAGCTTTATTAGTTCGAGGTTTTCCTGATTTTGAAAGTTTAGGAAACCAACTTAAAAATGATGTTTTATATGAGGGAAGTTCATATTTACTTTTTGAATTAGCAAATTTAATAAATCATCATAAATTAGGAGTAGGACATGAGCATTAA
- a CDS encoding methyl-accepting chemotaxis protein gives MLFSNKSDEAILKALDDIDSFINNKINKIPDINISSSGFNKKLKEKLEKISLSLKIKNEEELQVYGEIMLVSEKLADGNINDKIYHTNTSNEKLNYIANTFNSLVDNLKFTITSILDVLDSYSKHDYIKKVEIPTIQGEFKMLVDGVNTLRETITSMLIENKENGLTLDKTSDILLINVDKLNLSSNSAAVSLEESAASLEQMTSNIRNNTENISKMANLSNELIIATNNGEILANQTTIAMEEINSQVNSINCAISIIDQIAFQTNILSLNAAVEAATAGEAGRGFAVVAAEVRNLANKSAEAAKEIKIIVENATIKANDGKKIANTMIEGYKSLSENISHTTNIINDIQLASKEQLDGIVQINDAINLLDRQTQLNANVAAESHNVALITDKISKLIVQSVNTKQFMGRDDVKIKKLI, from the coding sequence ATGTTATTTTCAAATAAAAGTGATGAAGCTATTTTAAAAGCTTTAGATGATATTGATTCGTTTATAAATAATAAAATAAATAAAATTCCAGATATAAATATTTCAAGTAGTGGTTTTAACAAAAAGTTAAAAGAGAAGTTAGAAAAAATATCTTTATCTTTAAAAATAAAAAATGAAGAAGAACTTCAAGTTTATGGTGAAATAATGTTAGTTTCTGAAAAATTAGCAGATGGAAATATTAATGATAAGATTTATCATACAAATACTTCAAATGAAAAATTAAATTACATTGCCAATACATTTAACTCTTTAGTTGATAATCTAAAATTTACAATAACTTCTATTTTAGATGTATTAGATAGTTATTCAAAACATGATTATATAAAAAAAGTTGAGATTCCAACTATTCAAGGTGAATTTAAAATGTTAGTTGATGGAGTTAATACTCTTAGAGAAACTATAACTTCAATGCTGATTGAAAATAAAGAAAATGGTTTAACACTAGATAAAACATCAGATATTTTGTTGATAAATGTAGATAAATTAAATCTAAGTTCCAATTCGGCGGCTGTTAGTTTAGAAGAATCAGCAGCATCTTTAGAACAAATGACCAGCAATATTAGAAATAATACAGAAAACATTTCTAAAATGGCAAATTTATCAAATGAATTAATTATTGCAACTAATAATGGTGAAATTTTAGCAAATCAAACAACAATTGCTATGGAAGAGATAAACTCACAAGTAAATTCAATTAATTGTGCCATAAGTATAATTGACCAAATAGCTTTTCAAACAAATATTCTTTCTTTAAATGCAGCCGTAGAAGCAGCAACCGCAGGTGAAGCAGGACGAGGATTTGCGGTTGTAGCAGCTGAGGTAAGAAATCTAGCAAATAAAAGTGCAGAAGCTGCAAAAGAGATAAAAATAATAGTTGAAAATGCAACAATAAAAGCTAATGATGGGAAAAAGATTGCAAATACAATGATTGAAGGATACAAAAGCTTAAGTGAAAATATCTCACATACAACAAATATTATTAATGATATTCAACTAGCTTCAAAAGAACAATTAGATGGTATTGTACAAATAAATGATGCAATAAATCTATTAGATAGACAAACTCAATTAAATGCAAATGTGGCTGCTGAATCTCACAATGTGGCACTTATTACAGATAAAATTTCAAAACTAATTGTTCAAAGCGTAAATACAAAACAATTTATGGGACGAGATGATGTAAAAATAAAAAAACTTATCTAA
- a CDS encoding PAS domain-containing protein has product MNKEIKLHKNTMIVSETDEKGVIVYANNDFCDIAGFSKNELIGKAHSMVRHEDMPKAAFEDLWKTIQNGRIWNGIVKNKTKNGNFYWVNATAYPSKTKDGKLRYISIRVCPTNQEIEQAKILYTTMK; this is encoded by the coding sequence ATGAATAAAGAAATAAAGCTACATAAAAACACAATGATAGTTTCAGAGACTGATGAAAAAGGTGTAATTGTATATGCAAATAATGATTTTTGCGATATTGCTGGTTTTTCAAAAAACGAACTTATAGGTAAAGCGCATAGTATGGTTAGACATGAAGATATGCCAAAAGCTGCTTTTGAAGATTTATGGAAAACTATTCAAAATGGTAGAATTTGGAATGGAATTGTTAAAAATAAAACAAAAAATGGTAATTTCTATTGGGTGAATGCAACAGCTTATCCATCAAAAACAAAAGATGGGAAGTTACGATACATTTCAATTAGAGTCTGTCCTACAAATCAAGAAATTGAACAAGCTAAAATACTTTATACAACTATGAAATAA
- a CDS encoding nitrogenase component 1 — protein MVNKKLIRELLSESDCSHNKTKKSSCDKPKPGATSGGCAFEGAQISLFPFADVIHLVHSPATCIGASWETRQTLTSHEGVNNTVMGYTTDVNTNDIIFGGDKKLEESINYIVEHKNPKGIFVYETCVTAMIGDDMDNVCGRMEKKHGIPIVVIHSPGFVGGKNLGSRLGGESVLHQLIGTREPEVIHPFGINLIGEYNVTGDMWQYTPLLEKIGIKVISTLAGDGRIENIQMAHTAKLNVIVCAKSLISLTRKMQEQYQIPYISISFYGKRDTSNAIRSIVNAFGDEALTAKAEALIAEEEAKLEEALIPYKKILEGKKAILNTGGNKTWSIASALQDIGIDVVATSVQKATLEDKEICAQYVKILITDPGTQQAQLIDEHKIDILLAGGRSLYTAIKKKVAFVDVNQEKKVSYGAYSGLINLAIDVANAVNNRVFKVVGTKAPWEE, from the coding sequence ATGGTAAATAAAAAATTAATTAGAGAACTTTTAAGTGAAAGTGATTGCTCACATAATAAAACAAAAAAATCTTCATGTGATAAACCAAAACCAGGGGCAACAAGTGGTGGTTGTGCATTTGAGGGAGCTCAAATTTCACTTTTCCCATTTGCAGATGTAATTCATTTAGTTCATTCACCAGCTACTTGTATTGGAGCTTCTTGGGAAACTAGACAGACTCTAACTTCTCATGAGGGGGTTAATAATACAGTTATGGGTTACACAACTGATGTTAATACAAATGATATTATTTTTGGTGGGGATAAAAAACTTGAAGAATCTATAAACTACATAGTTGAACATAAAAATCCAAAAGGTATTTTTGTATATGAAACATGTGTAACAGCAATGATTGGTGATGATATGGACAATGTTTGTGGAAGAATGGAAAAAAAACATGGCATTCCAATTGTTGTTATTCACTCTCCGGGATTTGTTGGTGGTAAAAATCTGGGTTCAAGACTTGGTGGAGAATCAGTTTTACATCAACTGATTGGTACACGAGAACCTGAAGTTATTCATCCTTTTGGAATAAATTTAATTGGTGAATACAATGTAACAGGTGATATGTGGCAATACACACCACTTTTAGAAAAAATAGGGATAAAAGTAATCTCAACACTAGCAGGTGATGGAAGAATTGAAAATATTCAAATGGCTCACACTGCAAAATTAAATGTAATTGTTTGTGCAAAATCTTTAATTTCATTAACAAGAAAAATGCAAGAGCAATATCAAATTCCATATATTTCTATCTCATTTTATGGGAAAAGAGATACATCAAATGCAATAAGAAGTATTGTAAATGCCTTTGGAGATGAAGCCTTAACTGCAAAAGCTGAAGCTTTAATAGCAGAAGAAGAAGCAAAACTTGAAGAGGCATTAATTCCATATAAAAAAATACTTGAAGGCAAAAAAGCTATTTTAAATACAGGTGGAAATAAAACTTGGTCAATAGCAAGTGCTTTACAAGATATAGGAATTGATGTTGTGGCAACAAGTGTTCAAAAAGCAACTTTAGAAGATAAAGAAATTTGCGCTCAATATGTAAAAATTCTAATAACAGACCCAGGAACACAACAAGCTCAATTAATAGATGAACATAAAATTGATATTTTACTTGCAGGTGGAAGAAGTTTATATACAGCTATTAAGAAAAAAGTAGCCTTTGTAGATGTAAACCAAGAGAAAAAAGTATCTTATGGAGCTTATTCTGGACTTATAAATTTAGCAATTGATGTAGCAAATGCAGTTAATAATAGAGTATTTAAAGTTGTAGGTACAAAAGCTCCTTGGGAAGAATAA
- a CDS encoding NifB/NifX family molybdenum-iron cluster-binding protein — MIAIPLDKKESTTISKLYGNTPYFAFLNEETGTFKVVENTACGDGMNTAEFISKQNINSTIFYYMGEKVFDNLKEKGLKVYSCLQTHLSIDEIYQSLLTNNCKEVTKENSSTLLDSGNSACTCKAK; from the coding sequence ATGATTGCAATACCACTAGATAAAAAAGAATCAACAACGATTTCTAAACTTTATGGGAATACACCATATTTTGCTTTTTTAAATGAAGAGACAGGAACTTTTAAAGTTGTTGAAAATACAGCCTGTGGAGATGGTATGAATACCGCAGAGTTTATCTCTAAACAAAATATTAATAGTACTATTTTTTATTATATGGGCGAAAAAGTTTTTGATAATCTAAAAGAAAAAGGCTTAAAAGTTTATAGTTGCTTACAAACTCACTTAAGCATAGATGAGATTTATCAAAGTTTACTTACTAATAACTGTAAAGAAGTAACAAAAGAGAATAGTTCAACACTTTTAGATTCTGGAAATAGTGCTTGTACTTGCAAAGCAAAATAA
- a CDS encoding NifU family protein: MKKDLDYYLSLDYPIESYFGENEIGDAYLVQYIDFDIKASSEDYDEAILLAKEYLKIHLERELKLNNPIPNPNEGTRFMEHRVALEAYKNKDFQKAHDIWVEEAKLKNDQAMTNLGLMYLKGEGVEKDYAKAKGWFEQASAYDNDSANFNLALMYQTKIGVEEDIPKAADYFRRAVAKNHVQAAFRLALIQLKDRTNLSGIKEGFDCMLKAAKAGHVMATVQLTGVDKPLEDGELNRNFRGKSLEDQLEILNDALERFIRPILKKDGGNIILIDYLNEPEIELRLAYQGACVGCSIASTGTYEMIKSTIEQVIDKRVRIYVL, encoded by the coding sequence ATGAAAAAAGATTTGGATTATTATCTTAGTTTAGATTACCCTATTGAGAGTTATTTTGGGGAAAATGAAATTGGTGATGCTTATTTGGTTCAATATATTGATTTTGATATAAAGGCTTCAAGTGAAGATTATGATGAAGCAATATTATTGGCAAAAGAGTATCTAAAAATACATCTAGAAAGAGAATTAAAATTAAATAATCCAATCCCAAATCCAAATGAAGGAACAAGATTTATGGAACATAGAGTTGCACTTGAGGCATATAAAAATAAAGATTTTCAAAAAGCACATGATATTTGGGTAGAAGAAGCCAAGTTAAAAAATGACCAAGCAATGACAAATTTAGGGCTAATGTATTTAAAAGGTGAAGGTGTTGAAAAAGATTATGCAAAAGCAAAAGGATGGTTTGAACAAGCTAGTGCTTATGATAATGATTCTGCTAATTTTAATTTAGCACTAATGTACCAAACAAAGATTGGTGTTGAAGAAGATATTCCAAAAGCTGCTGATTATTTCAGACGAGCAGTTGCTAAAAATCATGTACAAGCTGCATTTAGACTGGCTTTAATTCAATTAAAAGATAGAACAAATTTAAGTGGAATAAAAGAAGGTTTTGATTGTATGCTTAAAGCTGCAAAGGCTGGTCATGTAATGGCAACAGTTCAATTAACAGGTGTTGATAAACCTTTAGAAGATGGGGAATTAAATAGAAATTTTAGAGGTAAAAGTTTAGAAGACCAACTTGAAATTTTAAATGATGCCCTAGAGAGATTTATTAGACCAATTTTGAAAAAAGATGGTGGAAATATAATTCTAATCGATTATTTAAATGAGCCAGAAATAGAGTTAAGACTGGCATATCAAGGGGCTTGTGTTGGCTGTTCAATTGCTTCAACTGGAACTTATGAGATGATAAAAAGTACAATAGAGCAAGTAATAGATAAAAGAGTAAGGATTTATGTATTATGA
- a CDS encoding NifB/NifX family molybdenum-iron cluster-binding protein produces the protein MKIAFASTNNIHVNQHFGWCKEFYIYEILEDSFNFIKSIDSSIEISDEIEKLTYKIECLEDSDILYVQQIGPKASRMVQSCKIFPMQSAKENEKIEDILNLLIKMRSNPPIWMRRLIENES, from the coding sequence ATGAAAATCGCATTTGCATCAACGAATAATATTCATGTTAACCAACATTTTGGTTGGTGCAAAGAGTTTTATATATATGAAATTCTAGAAGATAGTTTCAATTTTATAAAAAGCATAGATTCCTCTATTGAAATTTCAGATGAAATAGAAAAGCTAACTTACAAAATAGAGTGTTTGGAAGATAGTGACATTTTATATGTACAACAAATTGGACCAAAAGCTTCACGAATGGTTCAATCTTGTAAGATTTTCCCTATGCAATCTGCTAAGGAAAATGAAAAAATAGAAGATATTCTAAATTTACTTATAAAAATGAGATCTAATCCTCCAATATGGATGAGAAGGTTAATTGAAAATGAATCATAA
- a CDS encoding FprA family A-type flavoprotein, with protein MNHNKPIEIANNIYFIGAFDPDIRTFDIIMKTANGSSYNAYLIKTSEGVIIVDTVKLGFEKEFFSKIEQLCSYDEIKYVICHHLEPDHAGAIPELIKRVPNAKVLISPQATPMLKAITNNENINFETVWTNKSLTLGDKTINFLTTPYLHWPETMSSYVVEDSLLFSGDVFGSHYYDKRLFDDLVGDFSYAFKYYYDHIMRPFKSYVLSALKLYDKLDIKMIATLHGPIIREKPYKYIELYRKWSLNRPENINESNKIISIFYLTSYKNTRDMADAIFDGAESVKTIRASLYDLASIEEQNMIDILEESDGILIGTPTINADAPKPVWDLLSCMMYLEKRGKTGMAFGSYGWSGEAVNMILDRMKSLHFRVPPIEPMKIKLIPTKEELENCFEFGREFAQIVNGKMIEIDMN; from the coding sequence ATGAATCATAATAAACCAATAGAAATAGCAAATAATATTTATTTTATCGGGGCTTTTGACCCTGATATTAGAACCTTTGACATTATCATGAAAACTGCAAATGGTTCTTCATATAATGCTTATTTGATAAAAACAAGTGAAGGTGTTATTATTGTTGATACTGTAAAGTTGGGATTTGAAAAAGAGTTTTTTTCAAAAATAGAACAACTTTGCTCTTATGATGAAATAAAATATGTGATTTGTCATCATTTAGAACCAGACCATGCAGGAGCAATTCCTGAATTAATCAAAAGAGTTCCAAATGCAAAGGTTTTAATTTCACCACAAGCAACACCAATGTTAAAAGCAATCACAAACAATGAAAATATTAATTTTGAAACAGTTTGGACAAATAAAAGTTTAACTCTAGGTGATAAAACAATAAATTTTTTAACAACACCTTATTTACATTGGCCAGAGACAATGAGTTCTTATGTTGTTGAAGACTCTTTACTTTTTAGTGGAGATGTTTTTGGAAGTCACTACTATGATAAAAGATTATTTGATGATTTGGTTGGAGATTTTTCTTACGCCTTTAAATATTATTATGATCATATAATGAGACCTTTTAAATCTTATGTTTTAAGCGCTTTAAAGTTATATGATAAATTAGATATTAAAATGATTGCCACTTTACACGGTCCAATTATTAGAGAAAAACCATATAAATATATAGAATTATATAGAAAATGGAGTTTAAATAGACCTGAAAATATCAATGAAAGCAATAAAATTATCTCTATTTTTTATCTAACAAGTTATAAAAATACAAGAGATATGGCAGATGCTATTTTTGATGGAGCTGAAAGTGTTAAAACTATTCGAGCAAGTTTATATGATTTAGCTTCAATTGAAGAGCAAAATATGATTGATATTCTTGAAGAAAGCGATGGAATATTAATAGGAACTCCCACAATAAATGCAGATGCTCCAAAACCAGTTTGGGATTTACTTTCATGTATGATGTATTTGGAAAAAAGAGGAAAAACTGGAATGGCATTTGGCTCTTATGGTTGGAGTGGAGAAGCTGTGAATATGATTCTTGATAGAATGAAATCTTTACATTTTAGAGTTCCTCCAATTGAACCTATGAAAATAAAACTAATTCCAACAAAAGAGGAATTGGAAAACTGTTTTGAATTTGGTAGAGAGTTTGCCCAAATTGTTAATGGTAAAATGATTGAAATAGATATGAACTAA
- the nifB gene encoding nitrogenase cofactor biosynthesis protein NifB, producing the protein MSCSCTSSSSQESIQEEVMAKINNHPCYSEGAHQHYARIHVAVAPACNIQCNYCNRKYDCSNESRPGVTSGKLSPEEAVKKILYVGGEIQQLSVVGIAGPGDALANPEKTFKTFKMLYEKAPDLKMCLSTNGLMLPEYIDQIVKYNVDHVTVTINSVDETGEVGSKIYPWILWNHKKVFGKEAAKILLQRQLEGIKMLTDRGILVKANSVLIPGVNEHELPNVAKKLKELGVFLHNIMPLLSKPEFGTYYGLNGQESATDQEVMAAQEACGMDMKLMSHCRQCRADAVGLIGEDRGDEFTKDTFMNMEWEDLTKKYDISARAQKHQVIENWRAALDVANEKVKIAQASKEQLSSTGVTKLVAVTTAGEGTINLHFGNAKEFLIYEAGDKAIKFVMHRKVENPYCKGPEDCDGSYPIEDIKNTLKDVDLLLTEKIGGCPMDELKSINLICDDSYALQPIEKSVFAAVQKYFYSENSKSEHELG; encoded by the coding sequence ATGAGTTGTTCGTGTACTTCAAGTAGTTCTCAAGAATCAATCCAAGAAGAGGTAATGGCAAAGATTAATAATCATCCATGTTATAGTGAAGGTGCTCACCAACACTATGCAAGGATTCATGTTGCCGTTGCACCTGCTTGTAATATTCAATGTAATTACTGTAATAGAAAATATGATTGTTCAAATGAAAGCAGACCAGGTGTTACAAGTGGTAAATTATCACCAGAAGAAGCAGTTAAAAAGATTTTATATGTTGGTGGAGAAATCCAACAACTTTCAGTTGTAGGAATAGCAGGACCAGGTGATGCTTTAGCAAATCCTGAAAAAACTTTTAAAACTTTTAAAATGCTATATGAAAAAGCACCAGATTTAAAAATGTGTTTATCTACAAACGGACTTATGCTTCCAGAGTATATTGACCAAATTGTGAAATACAACGTTGATCACGTAACAGTTACAATCAACTCTGTTGATGAAACTGGTGAAGTTGGGTCAAAAATTTATCCTTGGATTTTATGGAATCATAAAAAAGTATTTGGAAAAGAAGCAGCAAAAATCCTTTTACAAAGACAACTTGAGGGTATCAAGATGTTAACAGATAGAGGAATTCTTGTAAAAGCAAACTCTGTGTTAATTCCAGGTGTTAATGAACATGAATTACCAAATGTTGCTAAAAAATTAAAAGAGTTAGGTGTATTTTTACACAACATTATGCCTTTATTATCAAAACCTGAATTTGGTACATATTATGGATTAAATGGTCAAGAAAGCGCAACTGATCAAGAAGTTATGGCAGCTCAAGAAGCTTGTGGAATGGACATGAAACTTATGTCACATTGTAGACAGTGTAGAGCTGATGCAGTTGGATTAATTGGTGAAGATAGAGGTGATGAATTTACAAAAGACACTTTTATGAATATGGAATGGGAAGATTTAACTAAAAAATATGATATTTCAGCTCGAGCACAAAAACACCAAGTTATTGAAAATTGGAGAGCGGCTCTTGACGTTGCAAATGAAAAAGTAAAAATTGCACAAGCTAGCAAAGAGCAATTAAGTTCAACGGGTGTTACTAAACTTGTAGCTGTTACAACTGCTGGTGAGGGAACTATTAACCTACACTTTGGAAATGCAAAAGAGTTCTTAATCTATGAAGCTGGTGATAAAGCAATCAAATTTGTAATGCATAGAAAAGTAGAAAATCCATATTGTAAAGGACCTGAAGATTGTGATGGTTCTTATCCAATTGAAGATATTAAAAATACTTTAAAAGATGTAGATTTATTATTAACTGAAAAAATCGGTGGATGCCCAATGGATGAATTAAAATCAATAAACTTGATTTGTGATGACTCTTATGCGCTTCAACCAATTGAGAAATCAGTTTTCGCAGCTGTACAAAAATATTTTTATTCAGAAAATTCAAAATCTGAACATGAGTTAGGGTAA
- a CDS encoding WG repeat-containing protein, giving the protein MRKLIYVISIIALILGFSGCIANKDVKPLRYDGVYKQISGSDVIYLKFEKDKNKWNTVKYSTENDLEAIKELDILSKSTTKEEEKLFTNDEKKVRIYGGNKSISWSGAFNKNANGEIQNSFFIKTENNKIKETIDLRVLDSFKIYSFESEPLSTDIFEDIKIINNRYIVVKKNDKYGILDAQTKKLNVPTIYQWIETDQYDNDMIPFKKDNKYGFFDSNFNVIIPAQYDNIKNIPYKGYFIDGIQPVKLNNHWFIINKFNTNVINSPLDDIGEYSSKKFVPIYNEKKKLYEFMNLDTKKFTGAITYRNSVINNYNILDIGKGQNIILDSNGGILFSQSYDTIFPYTSLYDKTYFIVSSQVNNFNIMKGLIDKDSKIIIPLKYKDITPKYNKNGDIIYFKATINYYNNSLYNTNGDLILPAKFKELDNFNEDKKYILGEIIKNNSAGEPSGYYIFKEGNSEPLFKADYIWKINKDAKYAIFRKNGLYGIMDIDLQIVVEAKYENITDIKGDLYAVFIKGESTIYKIGDEHELLEVEGRVNFKDKYITVSNRQEDSIYDYQFRKLNSKDLSSIEVCYKDENAAIFKDEDNKWAIIYKNQIKYLDGDFENVKCGLDNFIIAKLKNKLLKQ; this is encoded by the coding sequence TTGAGAAAATTAATTTATGTAATATCGATTATAGCATTGATATTGGGATTTAGTGGTTGTATTGCAAATAAGGATGTAAAACCGTTAAGATATGATGGAGTTTACAAACAAATTAGCGGTTCAGATGTTATTTATCTAAAGTTTGAAAAAGATAAGAATAAATGGAATACAGTGAAATATTCTACTGAAAATGATTTAGAAGCAATTAAAGAATTAGATATATTATCTAAAAGTACAACGAAAGAAGAAGAAAAACTTTTCACAAATGACGAAAAAAAAGTACGTATCTATGGCGGGAATAAAAGTATATCATGGAGTGGAGCATTTAATAAAAATGCAAATGGTGAGATACAAAATAGTTTTTTCATAAAAACTGAAAATAACAAAATTAAAGAGACTATAGATTTAAGAGTACTTGACAGTTTTAAAATTTATTCATTTGAAAGTGAACCCTTATCAACGGATATTTTTGAAGATATAAAAATAATTAATAATAGATACATTGTAGTAAAAAAGAATGATAAATATGGAATTCTAGATGCACAAACAAAAAAATTAAATGTACCTACAATATATCAATGGATAGAGACAGATCAATATGACAATGATATGATACCTTTTAAAAAAGATAATAAATATGGTTTCTTTGATTCAAATTTTAATGTTATTATCCCTGCCCAATATGATAACATTAAAAACATTCCATATAAAGGTTATTTCATAGATGGTATTCAACCTGTAAAATTAAATAATCATTGGTTCATTATAAATAAATTTAATACTAATGTTATTAATTCTCCTCTCGATGATATTGGAGAATATTCTTCTAAAAAATTTGTGCCTATATACAATGAGAAAAAAAAGTTATATGAATTTATGAATCTTGATACTAAAAAATTTACAGGGGCAATAACATATAGAAACTCAGTAATAAATAATTATAATATCTTAGATATCGGAAAAGGGCAAAATATAATTTTAGATTCAAATGGAGGAATACTATTTTCACAATCATATGATACTATCTTCCCTTATACTTCATTATATGATAAAACTTATTTTATAGTTTCATCACAAGTAAATAATTTTAATATAATGAAAGGTCTAATAGATAAAGATTCAAAAATTATTATTCCTCTTAAATATAAAGATATAACTCCAAAATACAATAAAAATGGAGATATTATATATTTCAAAGCAACAATAAATTATTACAATAATTCTTTATATAATACAAATGGAGATTTAATTCTACCTGCAAAATTTAAAGAATTAGATAATTTTAACGAAGATAAAAAATATATCCTAGGAGAAATAATTAAAAACAATTCTGCAGGAGAACCTTCTGGATATTATATTTTTAAAGAAGGAAATAGTGAGCCATTATTTAAAGCTGATTATATTTGGAAGATAAATAAAGATGCTAAATATGCAATCTTTAGAAAAAATGGTTTATATGGAATTATGGATATAGATTTACAAATTGTTGTAGAAGCAAAATATGAGAACATAACTGATATTAAGGGTGATTTATATGCAGTATTCATAAAAGGAGAGAGTACCATATATAAAATCGGTGATGAACATGAACTTTTAGAAGTAGAAGGAAGAGTTAATTTTAAAGATAAATATATAACTGTTTCAAATCGGCAGGAAGACTCTATATATGATTATCAATTTAGAAAATTAAATTCAAAAGATTTAAGTTCAATAGAAGTTTGTTACAAAGATGAGAATGCTGCTATATTTAAAGATGAAGATAATAAATGGGCAATTATCTATAAAAATCAAATTAAATATCTAGATGGCGATTTTGAAAATGTTAAATGTGGGCTTGATAATTTTATAATTGCTAAATTAAAAAACAAATTACTTAAACAATAA